tctccagcactgcagttcaaaagcatcaattctttggcgctcagccttcttcacagtccaactctcacatccatacatgaccacaggaaaaaccatagccttgactagacggacctttgttggcaaagtaatgtctctgcttttgaatatgctatctaggttggtcataactttccttccaaggagtaagcgtcttttaatttcatggctgcagtcaccaactgcagtgattttggagccccaaaaaataaagtctgacactgtttccccatctatttcccatgaagtgatgggaccagatgtcatggtcttcgttttctgagtattgagctttaagccaactttttcactctgcactttcactttcatcaagaggctttttagttcctcttcactttctgtcataagggtggtgtcatctgcatatctgaggttattgatatttctcccggcaatcttgattccagcttgtgtttcttccagtccagcatttctcatgatgtactctgcatagaagttaaataagcagggtgacaatatacagccttgacgtactccttttcctatttggagctagtctgttgctccatgtccagttctaactgttgcttcctgacctgcatacaaatttctcaagaggcaggtcaggtgttctggtattcccatctctttcagaattttccacagtttattgtgatctacacagtcaaaggctttggcatagtcaataaagcagaaatagatgtttttttggaactcgcttgctttttccaggatccagcagatgttggcaatttgatctctggttcctctgccttttctaaaaccagcttgaacatcaggaagttcacggttcacatattgctgaagcctggcttgaagaattttgagcattactttactagcatgtgagatgagtgcaattgtgcggtagtttgagcattctttggcattgttaataacaagtaaataaagaaaacacttaCAGAGGTTGATAAATGCTATGAATAAAATATGAGGGAGTGGCATGGTAGAATCTGTAAGAAGGGGGATCTCAGAAGAGGTAACTTTGGAGCCAAGATCTAAATGACAAAAAGAAGCCAGCTTTCTAAGGATCAGGTAGGGGGCACAGCCAAGGCAAAGGCTCTGAGGCTGGGCCAAGCTTGGCATGGTATGTCTGGGGCAGGAGAGAACCCAGAATGTGATTCTGTGGGGATCTGTGGGTCACATTAAGGAGTTTAGAGCTTTTCTTCTATCATGTGGGAAACCGATGTAAGACTTGAGGCTGGGGAGCAACACAATCtggtttatgttttaaaatagagACATGAATTTAAATAACAGCCTAAGACTGGAAGACAAGAATTCTGCCAGAACAGCATGTAATTAAGTCCATGGTCCTGAGTTGTCTGGACCACAGGGGTGGTTGTAACAGGCAGGGACAAGCGGAGGAGGCTGCTTGGAGGAGGTGGCCAGGAGTAAGCCTTGACAGGCAGAGAGGACTGGGATGTTCCTGGGCAGGGCAAGGGAAGAGGCAGTAATAACAGTGAGagtaataattttcttaaatcaaATTTCAGGCAAAGTGCTAATTGAGTTACTTGCATAAACTCTTTGGATTCCCATAAGCACTCTGAGAGACAGtaattctgcccatttttcagatgaggaaactgaagccccatcaagtgaagtgacttgcccacagCCACTCAGCTGGTAAGTGACGGGTGGGATTTGAAGCCAGGCCACTCTGCctcttctggcctggaaaacAAATTCATAAACCACCCACTTACCACCATTATTTCCCTGTCCTGGGTAAGACATGAAGCCAGCCTGAACCAGGGCATCAAGTGTAGGCAGAGTAAGGAAGTTGGGAGTTGGTGAGCAGGATGTAGGGGCCCTAGAAAAAGAGGGAGTTTGAATCTTGGCAGCTGACTAAAGATGATACAGACAGAAATAGTAGTAATTGTCACCAGCATTTGTGGAACTCTTACTGAGTCCCAGGAACTGTTCCAAACACATGTATGATTTCTTTGGAACTCAGAAAGGTTAAGACATTTGCTCAAGGTTGCACAACTAATAAGTGGCGAATCCAGGTTTAATATTTATGTTCTTTGCATTCTGCTAAGATGTACAGGGAGTGGTAGGAGGGGAGCCAGGGGAGGTGATGATGTAgggggttttgttgtttttggtaGCATCATTAAGGGAGTCAAGTGAAATAACTTGACAGAGCAGTACCAGTTTATTCATTcagaatgtattttatttctagtatctagaatatataaagagttcccacaaatcaataaggaaaaagaCTAGGCATTGCAATTAAAAACAGACTATGCAGttttagagaattccctggtggttcagtgattaggactctgctcATTGACTGTTGAGGGccaggattcaatctctggtcagggaactaagatcccatgagccacatggcatagcaagaaaaaaaattgtggtttttaaaaatgggcaaagacttAAGTAGTTTACAAAAGGGCAAATCCAAATGGTTTCAAATGTTTTAAAGGTTGTTTAGTATCACTGATTAGAAGGGgagtaaaaaacaaaatctcaCTGTCTTCATGGTTAGATGAAGCACCTACTTTGTGTCCAGAATTATGCTGGGAAGCAAGGAATAAGGGACCCCAGAGGTAGGACTTATACTGTTGCTGGGGAGACAAGATCCTACTGAGGGCAGATGCTACGGCCTGTGCTTTTTTGTCTCCCCAGAACTGGGCATAGAGACCGGTGGGCTGGTGACTATTAGATTCATTAATCCATCCACTGATTAATTCCCCAAGTATTTAGTAAGCAGCtgccctgtgccaggccctgtgttcTCTGAGCTAATAGAGGAATGAGTAAGACAGGCAAAGTTCCCTGCCCTTTTTGGAAAACAGACAATGAACAAGCTAAATGAATGAAGTATGGATTCCACCTGAAAGAGGTAAGAGAGTGAGTTGGGTGGCTACCAGAGGgcacagccagtgcaaaggccctgaggttgaACTTCATCCAGTGTGTTGAAAGACCAGGGAGGAGGCCCTTGTGTCTGCAGGGAATGAGCAAGGGGGGACAGAGGCAGGGAGTGAGGGCATATGGCTGATGTGGGCTGGTCATTTGGGGCCCATAGGCCAAGGGGAGGACATTGACTTTTATTCCAAGTGAGGTAGAAGCCCTGGGAGGGGTTGGAGCGAGGACAAATGTGACCTGACTTATGTTTTAcaggatcactctggctgctgtctTGAGAGACCATTGAGGGcaagggcagaagctgggagactcagagaaggcagCTGCAGTGGTCTAGGtgagttgtttttgcttttaagatttatttatttatggttgctctgggtcttcgttgctgcactggggccttctctagttgtagtgtacaggcttctcatcgcaatgttttctgttgtggagcatgggctctaggacatttgggcttcggtagttgtgacgcatgggctgagttgctccatggcatgtgggatcttctgagcccagggatcaaacccatgtatcctgcattggcaggggacttctttaccactgagccacctgagaagctctaggtgagtgttgaTAGGACTGGACCAGGTGATGTTAGAGGAGGTGTTGGAgaacagatggatgaatgaaaaTGGGTACAGCTCAGGGGCTCTACTGAATCCAGGAAAGCCCTAGGGAAGAGGTGATCTGAAAGGAGGGAGCAAGAAGTCCCCCttacatagaaaaatataatttggcATAATCTGATCCTTACCACAACCTGGCCAGGTGGATGGAATGTCCCCATTTACAGGTGAGGCATCTGAGGCCCAGGGAGACTGAATCATCTAGGGGACAGCATCACTGTGATGAACTTGGGCTTGGGAGTCAGACCTGAGGGCTGGGGCCAGTTTCTGTGACTTTGGACTTAAACATGAACtctttgcttgtctataaaggcCTATACAGTTGACCTCCATtgctgcttcttcttttttttttttttcttttttaatatttattcatttggctgcaccaggtcttagttgggcatgcaaactcttagttgcagcctgtgggatctatttgcctgactggggatcgaacctgggccccctgcattgggagcgtgaagtcttagccactggaccaccagggaagtccctcttcatCACCTCTTTTACCTGCCCTCTTCGTGTTCTTCCATTGCTCACTCCACTCTAGCCACACTGGTCGCTCGCTTAATTGTGAATCTGCTCAGAATCTCCCATGACTGCCATTTCACTCAGATAAAAAGCCCAAGTTCAGCCTCTGGCCAACAGGGTCCTGCACAGTCTGCCTGTTacctctctcagttcagttcagttcagttgctcagttgtatctgactctttgcaaccccatggactgcagcatgccaggcttccctgtccatcaccagctcccagagcttactgaaacgcatgtccatcgagtcagtgatgccatctaaccatctcatcctctgtcgtccccttcttcccctgccttcagtctttcccagcaacagggtcttttccagtgagtcatttctttgcatcaggtggccaaagtattggagtttcagcttaagcatcagtccttccagtgaatattcaggactgattccctttaggattgaccggtttgatctccttgcagtccaacggactctcaagagtcttcaccaacaccacagttcaaaagcatcagttttttggtgctcagctttctttatgatccaactctcacatccgtacatgactactggaaaaaccatagctttgactagacggacctttgtcagcaaagtaatgtcttttctttttacatctcTGCCCTCACCTTTTCCCACTGTCCCTCTTACTTGGGGATCCAACCACACAGGCCTCCTTGCTGATCCTCAAACATGTCAAGGAAAtccctacctcagggcctttgcgcTAGCTGTTCTCACTGCCTGATGTTCTTGCCTCATATCCTCCTATGGATATTTCCTGCTGTCTTTCAAGTCTCAGCTTCGCCTGCCCAGAGAGGCAGGTCCTCTGTgaccttgtctgtaaaacttgtTTTATTGTCTTTATAGCACTCTTAGAAATTATATTGAATATTTACACATTTGCTTGCTCACTGTACAGCTTCTCTGAACTGTATGCTTCTGGACAGCATGGACGGAGCCCCAGCTAGCTCACCTCTGCAGCAACTAGGAGTGAATTCGAAAAATGCAACCCCGGGTCTGGTGCTTTGGCACAGTGAACAACCTGTGTAACTGCTCATGATGGCCCTAGTCAGGGACCTTactgcttgtcttttttttttttttaaagaattgaagttattttaatatttgcagCATACATTTTGCTCAGTGGTTCAGTAATGTGCTTGAGTCATTCACAGAGATTTTCTCTTACCTTCACAGGTATACTGTTTAGCAAACTTTTATGAAATTATTAATTACAGCTTTGAATtattaaataaagcatttttttttttgactgcaccacatgcttgtgggatcttagttacccaaccagggattgaacccatgctgggtcttaaccactggactgccagggaattccctaactaaagcttttaaaaacatacacacacacacacacacacacacatgcatgtatccaCTTAAACACATACACCCatggtgtatacacacacacacacacatacatatgtgtgtgtatttgtaaacTCTTAGAATTTACCCATATAAGATTGTTTTCTTCATCCATTAACCCTTCATCACAGGCTCCTTATTTACTCTGGGTCAGGAAATGTGGGACCTTGCTTATCTTATTGAAGGCAATATCTACAGTGGTGCATGGAATATAGTTAGTGCCCAAAACATATTTGtttgaagggagggagggaggaagagagagatagaaaaatagagtggagggagaggaaagaaaaaacgtGTATCAGTCAGGATAAGTTTTGCTGCAGTAACAAGCATCCCCCAGAATCTTAGCAGTCATAATCTACAATGGTTTATTTTTTGTTCCTGCTACATGTCCAGTGCAGCTTAGCAGGGGGGTTTCATTCATTGTAGTCACTCAGAGCCTGGCCTGGTGGGGCTGCCACCACATCAAATGTGGCTGGTCACCCTACCGGGAAAATTAGATCTGTGGAGGTTCTTGCTCCAGTAATTAAATGCTTCAGCCCAGAAATGTCACGTGTCACTTCCTCTCACAACTCATTGTCCAGAACTGGTCGTATGCTTACCCAGTCATAAAGAGGCCAGGAATGCCATCTGCTTACATGCTTGGAAAGGGAAGAGTCAGAAATTTTTTTGTGCACAGCACTAATGATTGCAACcaatagaaaaatagagaaacgTAGGCCgtgagcctccattttctcatctattaaatgggCATAATCACATATTATGGTACATCATGTAATCACATCAGGACAATAATATGGTCCCCATGATTGATGTAGGGATAAAGTAAGATCACAGAGCAGTTAGCAGTTATGGTAGATATTAGCTGATATTATTTCTGTGCAGTTGTGTAAGTGCTAGGAccaggttttttgtgttttttttttttaagtgaaacaaagtgtttattaggagggaAAAGAGTGTGAATAGGCACACATGAGGGACTTAGAGTGTCATGCCCTCGTGGTAGTTTGAATCACTTATATGAGGCATTTTTCCCAGGTTCCCTTTGGCCAGTCATCTGGCTGGGTGATTGCCTGGCTCTGAGCTGGCACCCGATTTTGAACTGAGGCCAGCCTGTTCTCTGATTAATTTCATTGGGCCTGTAGGGGCAAGGCGGCGTGAGGCTTCAACGCAGGCCCTGAAcaccttttcctgtcctgcaGATTTCCTGGGCGCACCCCCTCCTCTCACTGCTCATGCCACTAGGACTGGGGCGGCGGAAAAAGGCGCCACCTCTGGTGGAAAATGAGGAGGCTGAGCCAGGCCGTGGTGGGCTGGGCGTGGGGGAGCCGGGGCCCCTGGGcggaggtggggcggggggcccCCAAATGGGCttgcccccccctccccccgccctgcGGCCCCGCCTCGTTTTCCACACCCAGCTGGCCCATGGCAGTCCCACTGGCCGCATCGAGGGATTCACCAACGTCAAGGAGTTGTATGGCAAGATTGCTGAAGCCTTCCGGCTGCCAGCTGCTGAGGTACCTACTGGGGAGCTGGGCACTGGGGTTCCCTGATGGTGAGCTAGAGAGAGGCCGGAATGTGCATCCTGTTTGTGAGCTGTGGCTTAGGTGCTGAAGCTGCAAATACTGAGGCTTTACCCCAGTGAATTATGGGGAACTGGAGGCAGGGCTGGATGCTGAGGTTCATCAGGCATTGGGAGGCCTGTGCCCCAGTGGATTATGGGGGCTGGTAGCCACAGCTGGATACTGAGTTCCAGTCAGGCATGCATTAGGAGACCTGCAGCCCAATGTATTGTGGGTAACTGGAGACCAGAACTGGGTGCTGAGTTCCCGTCAGCACTGGGAGGCCTCAGCCCCAGTGGATTGTGGGAATGGACAGCCAGGGGTGGATGCTACATTCCCATCTTACATTGAGGGGTTTGTAGCTCAGCGGATTGTGGGAGCTGGAGGTCAGATGCAAGATCACCCTGCTGTGATTCTTTGGGAGGTCCGACCCTAAGGATTTCAGGGGCCAAAGGAATGGAGGAAGCAAGGAAGGTGACAGTGAGATCTTGCAGGAAGTAGATGCAGGGGTCTCAGTAGGCAGGATGGGTATCTGTGCCCCTTCATTCATTCCAAAAGCATTTTCTGATCACCCACTGCATGCCAGGCTCTATGCCCTGGAACCAGTAGGGAGTTTTTTCTAGGACAGAAACCCAGCCCTAGCAGAGCTGACATCCTAGTGGGGACCTTGACTGAGCTCGGGGTGGTCAGGCACTGGGGGGATACCTCCAAGCCCTTCTCAGCACCCCTTCCTTCCCCCTCAGGTAGCAGTTGGCAAAGGGCATGGGAGAAAGGTGAGGGTTTAACGTTTCCCACTCCTGCAGGTGATGTTCTGCACCCTCAACACCCACAAAGTGGACATGGACAAGCTCCTGGGGGGGCAGATCGGGCTGGAGGACTTCATCTTTGCCCACGTCAAGGGGCAGCGCAAGGAAGTGGAGGTGTTCAAGTCGGAGGAGGCCTTGGGGCTCACCATCACAGACAATGGGGCTGGCTATGCCTTCATCAAGGTACCTGGGGGTGGGGCACCCAGAGTCTGGAGGGTAAGGCCTAGCCTATGATGGTAGGACCCAAGGGTGGCGCCACAGGGGCTGACAGCTCCCTTCCCCACAGCGCATTAAGGAGGGCAGCGTGATCGACCACATCCAGCTCATCAGTGTGGGTGACATGATCGAGGCCATCAACGgacagagcctgctgggctgccggcACTACGAGGTGGCCCGGCTGCTCAAGGAGCTACCCCGAGGCCGCACCTTCACATTGAAGCTCACAGAGCCTCGAAAAGCCTTTGGTGAGGGGCTGCTGCCTACCCCCTTGCCagccgccaccccccaccccacgcctGCTCCCGCATGCAGTACCAAAGGCCACCAGCAGGTGGTGCCCAAAGCCCAGCTAGGTGGTAACCGTGAGAAAGGGGGTGGGGCAGCCCCACCCTTTCTGCGGGGAGACAGGGAGAGGGTGTTGGCTTTCTGCCCAGCTCAGGAGGAGGATGGAGGCAAGGAGGAAGTTGCCCCCACACCCAGCTTCCAGGAGCCATTAGCCTAGCCAAGCGCCCCCAACCTGGCCAACCCCTTAGCCCCAAGAAGCCAGGCTTGGCTGCCCTATGCCTGCCCCTCTACTTTTCTGTCCAGCTTCATTAACTCTCAGGAATGGGCTCAAGGTCcctggcgtgggggtgggggactctAAAACACTTCCCCAGGCAGATGGGGTTGGTCTGCTGCCCAGCAGCTAAACCCCCTTGGCCTTGGGGAAAGTAGCTAGAGACGCAGGACCCATTACCTTCCCGTCCCTCCGGCCCCGGGGACAGGAGTGGTCCCCTCCAGCCTCCCAGCCCTTTTCCATTCCTAGCTCCTAGCTGTGCCTCCTACACCCCGGCCAAGCCAGAGTCAGGAGACCTGCCTCCTGGGGTCACCTCAGTCCCC
The nucleotide sequence above comes from Bos indicus isolate NIAB-ARS_2022 breed Sahiwal x Tharparkar chromosome 7, NIAB-ARS_B.indTharparkar_mat_pri_1.0, whole genome shotgun sequence. Encoded proteins:
- the GIPC1 gene encoding PDZ domain-containing protein GIPC1 isoform X1, translated to MRIIESPLMEVAVTSFRGEAADPERWSVLPKVTQRISWAHPLLSLLMPLGLGRRKKAPPLVENEEAEPGRGGLGVGEPGPLGGGGAGGPQMGLPPPPPALRPRLVFHTQLAHGSPTGRIEGFTNVKELYGKIAEAFRLPAAEVMFCTLNTHKVDMDKLLGGQIGLEDFIFAHVKGQRKEVEVFKSEEALGLTITDNGAGYAFIKRIKEGSVIDHIQLISVGDMIEAINGQSLLGCRHYEVARLLKELPRGRTFTLKLTEPRKAFDMISVRSGGGRPGSGPQLGTGRGTLRLRSRGPATVEDLPSAFEEKAIEKVDDLLESYMGIRDTELAATMVELGKDKRNPDELAEALDERLGDFAFPDEFVFDVWGAIGDAKVGRY
- the GIPC1 gene encoding PDZ domain-containing protein GIPC1 isoform X2 — protein: MPLGLGRRKKAPPLVENEEAEPGRGGLGVGEPGPLGGGGAGGPQMGLPPPPPALRPRLVFHTQLAHGSPTGRIEGFTNVKELYGKIAEAFRLPAAEVMFCTLNTHKVDMDKLLGGQIGLEDFIFAHVKGQRKEVEVFKSEEALGLTITDNGAGYAFIKRIKEGSVIDHIQLISVGDMIEAINGQSLLGCRHYEVARLLKELPRGRTFTLKLTEPRKAFDMISVRSGGGRPGSGPQLGTGRGTLRLRSRGPATVEDLPSAFEEKAIEKVDDLLESYMGIRDTELAATMVELGKDKRNPDELAEALDERLGDFAFPDEFVFDVWGAIGDAKVGRY